A region of Paenibacillus sp. JNUCC-31 DNA encodes the following proteins:
- the pdxS gene encoding pyridoxal 5'-phosphate synthase lyase subunit PdxS has protein sequence MMQTGTDRVKRGMAEMQKGGVIMDVMNAEQAKIAEAAGATAVMALERVPSDIRAAGGVARMADPTIVEEVMKVVSIPVMAKARIGHYIEAKVLESLGVDYLDESEVLTPADEVFHIDKHEFTVPFVCGAKDLGEALRRIGEGASMIRTKGEPGTGNIVEAVRHMRLINSQLRKVQNMSKDELYAEAKNLGVAYELLREVHENGKLPVVNFAAGGVATPADAALMMHLGADGVFVGSGIFKSDSPEKFARAIVEATTHYTDYKLIAEVSKNLGAPMKGIEISKLAPEERMSNRGW, from the coding sequence ATCATGCAAACAGGTACAGATCGTGTAAAAAGAGGAATGGCTGAGATGCAAAAGGGCGGCGTCATTATGGACGTCATGAATGCAGAACAAGCTAAAATTGCTGAGGCGGCAGGTGCAACAGCTGTTATGGCTCTTGAACGGGTACCTTCCGATATTCGCGCAGCCGGCGGTGTAGCTCGTATGGCAGATCCAACCATCGTTGAAGAGGTTATGAAGGTTGTATCTATTCCAGTTATGGCCAAAGCACGTATCGGTCATTACATAGAAGCCAAAGTGCTTGAATCCCTAGGTGTGGACTATCTCGATGAAAGTGAAGTTCTTACACCTGCAGATGAAGTGTTCCATATTGATAAACATGAGTTTACTGTACCATTTGTATGTGGAGCCAAAGATTTGGGAGAGGCTCTTCGCCGTATTGGTGAGGGTGCATCGATGATTCGTACAAAAGGTGAGCCTGGAACGGGCAACATTGTTGAGGCAGTTCGTCATATGCGTCTGATTAACAGCCAGCTCCGTAAAGTGCAAAACATGTCCAAAGACGAGCTGTACGCTGAAGCAAAAAATTTGGGTGTAGCTTATGAATTGCTGCGCGAAGTTCATGAAAATGGAAAACTTCCTGTCGTTAACTTTGCAGCAGGCGGTGTAGCTACTCCGGCGGACGCAGCATTAATGATGCACCTGGGAGCAGACGGTGTGTTTGTAGGATCGGGTATCTTCAAATCCGATAGCCCTGAGAAATTCGCTCGTGCAATCGTTGAAGCTACAACACATTACACAGATTACAAACTGATTGCCGAAGTATCCAAAAACTTGGGTGCCCCTATGAAAGGGATCGAAATTTCTAAATTAGCTCCAGAAGAGCGCATGTCCAACCGCGGATGGTAA